taataaggatgaagtgaggacagctatgaagatgatgaagagtgAAAAAAcaattggtccagatgacattctatTGGAGGTATTGAAGTGTTTCAGAGGGATATCTTTGGAGTACCACATTTTTTGATAAAATCTTGAAAAGCAAGAGGATCCCTGAGGAATGGAGAAGTGTACTGGTTCCAATTTTTAAGAATAATGGTGATGTGCAGAACTCCAGTAATTGCAGAGGCATGaaggtgatcagccacagcataatgATATGAAAAAGAGTAGTGGATGCAAGGCTTAGAAAAGAGgtcaagatctgtgagcagcaatatggcttcatgccaataaagagcactacagatgcaatgtttgcaccGAGAGTACTgagggagaagtatagagaaggccagtagGAGTTACACTCTcacgcactcatcttcaactgcttttccaggttcgggtcacgggggcaacagctccagcaggggaccccagacttccctttcccgtgccacactgaccagctctgactgggggatcctgaggcattcccaggccagtgtggagatataatctctccacctaatcctgggtcttccccagggtctcctcccagatggacgtgcctggaacacctcccttgggaggcgcccaggaggcatccttaccagatgcccgaaccacctcagctggctcctttcaacacgaaggagcagtgactctactccgagcgcCTCACAGATGACCagtcttctcaccctatctctaagggagacaccagccaccctcctgaggaagcccacttCGCCCGCTTGtatccgcgatctagttctttcggtcatgacccaacactcatgaccataggtgagagtaggaacgaagattgaccagtagatcgagagcttcaccttttgggtcagctccctttcgtcacaacagtacggtagagcgaatgcaataccacccctgctgcgccgattctccagccagtctcatgctccattgtcccctcactcgtgagcaagaccccgaggtactgtacttgaactccttcacttggggcaagacctcattccttacctggagtaggcaatccattggtttcctgctgagaaccatggcctcagatttagaggtgcttatcctcatcccagccttcacacttggctgcgcatcgatccagtgagtgttggcggtcaccggccgatgaagccaacaggatcacatcatctgcaaaaagcagtgatgagaccctgagcccaccaaaccggaaaccctcctccccccgactacgcctcgatatcctgtccatgaatatcacaaacaggattggtgacaaggcgcagcccttgtGGAGGCAatctccaccggaaacgagtccgacttactgccggtgctcggcagtaagtcggactcactTCCGgtaggagttacattgtgtgtaaatttagagaaagcttatgagagGGTgcaaagagaagagttgtggtattgtatgaggaagtctggagtggcagagaagtacaaaTGATGACAAAATtattactccccccccccccccccccccccaccaatgaaatttaacatttttcaAAACATTTTCCCCAAgtgttttcaacacagcatttctaaacatcctacactctaaaaaaatgaaccgctgtctcaacgaaaaaaaagtgatgttacaatttgcatagattttcagCTTAACTAAagacgtcttgtggcattaactcagtttaaagtttaaataactttttaaaaaatctatgctaATTGTTACTTtcagacagtgtgacagcagtgagatccgCAGAAAGAATGACTGAtgcattcagggtggtggtgagaTGAGATGATGGAAGAGTGCATAGAGTCTGTGGTAGATGGGTGAAgaacagagtgcaggcagggtgggatGGGTGGAGAAAGTTGgcaaggagtgatttgtgacacacacacacacacacacacacacacacacacacacacacacacacacacctatctatCTTTAAATTGTAACAACAAGCTCTGTGCTGTACCTGTAAAGTCAAACGAATCCTTTTCTCCTCATCTAGTTCATTCATCAGCAGTTTAATTTCTTTGCTGAAGGGGAAGATAACTGTCAAATTAAGGCTACTGAACATCTCCCTAATTAGACCATAACAGAGATGAAAATGCTGAAATGGAAATGTCAAGAAAATTGAAAGAAATGTCATTCCAGAACTAAAATATTTGAACAGGCAATGATAGAAATATTTGTGACAGATTTACAAGTAAAATgagatgtgtgtgtatattatatatatatatatatatatatatatatatatatatatatatatatatataatttttattttattttgttggaagtatcacagacaaactgtttttccaagttgagtgAGAATAATTTTGGATTCCTATTTAAAGttggtgttggactgttgatgtcaaagcaccacaccaaaatttatgtcccttttctgttctttattaattaatataatatcaaataacaaacatctattttagctgtcatataaaacaaataatgaatgtttttacattctttcatgaggtgaaagtacctcatgaaatatttgtaccaatgaactccatccatccatccatcatctaccacttagtccaattaagggtcttggggggctggagcctatcccagcagtcatagggtgtgaggcggggtacacccaggacaggacgccagtctgtcgcagggccacaaacagacaaacaaacacagacacacccacacctaaggacaatttaaagattccaattcacctaacccacatgcctttggatatgggaggaaaccggagcacccggaggaaacccacgcaaacacggggagaacatgcaaactccacacagaaaggccccgggaattgaacccacgaccttctcgctgtgaggcaacagtgctaaccactaatccaacgTGCCGCCACCACTGAACTcattaacattcattatttgaataCTATATTCTGGCTTTGTAGGACTGAGCAGTGTGTACACGGCGCCCCCTAACAGTCAAACATACTTGTGCTGACTCTTCATCTGTTCAAACTGATTCTTCAGCTCTCTCAGCTCGGTCTGCAGCTCTTCCAGGTTTGGTGGACTTTGTCTGTCTGAAGTTACACTCGGTCTGTTTTTGGACTTGAGGTCTGGCAGCGGCATTTGATGTAAAAGAGCAGagagcacttttggcagcaagtcCTCACCAACTTTGTTTTCAGTCAACTGAAGGAAATAAACTAACATTATGACTCAATGCTGAAATTATTTAACATCACCGGTAAAACCATGTAGTGCAAAGAGTGCCGCTTACTCTTCCAGACAAGTCTGAGCTGTTTGCTTTTGGTTCCTCTGGGTTTTCTTGTTGTGTTGAAGAGACGGAATTCAACATTTCACTCTGGTTTTTGGTATCTGTTCTTTGTAGCTCCATCTCCAGTGTTACCTGTAAGTCAAGTCTAGTTTGAGACATCTGATGGGTAAAATACTTAATACTTACAtggagtgggtgtgtgtgtgtgtgtgtatatatatatatatatatatatatatatatataaataattatccTTTATTTATACAGGCAGTCTCTTGAGACTCAATGCCTCATTTGCAAGagaggcctgtgtgtgtgtgtgtgtgtatatatatatatatatatatatatatatatatatatatatatatatatatatatatatagtagtccaCCTTTGGGGTTCACTGACACCCAGAAAATCATTTTTAACATGGTTAATAACAGTTTACAGTGGTGGTACTCGAAAACAATAGCAAAAATATATTATCTAGTACTGTGCAAAAGCTTTAATTTTCAATAACATAACATTTGATTCAAACAAAATTCAACTGATTTCATTTCAAGAAACTCAATAATCAAGATAGAAACATCATGTTAAAATGAAAGAACAAACAATAAGGGACACTAAGTGCAACAAGCGTGccttacactgcaaaaactgtccctctcaaaataagacaaaaaatctgaaatctagccaaattgtcttgtattaagaaaaaaaataaaaatctgccaatggggtgaGAAAAATTTACATGGTTAGAATTGtcaaaaactagcaaaatgtctaggcattgaataatcaaaatgtgccttaaaactagacagaattcttattttaagattatcctctgtcttaaaataatcttgttcctttgcttggatgatttgaaatccattgtctttccttgttactggttaaacacagcttgatattagctggaaaaacttacaAAAAAGTGAGATATATTttcccaaaataaaacatttttcctTATGTAAAAGAAAGCTTGACAAAAttattttctatttagacaaaaattaagtcaaattttctttaaagaaGTCTTttattactttcttagatatcagtttttgcagtgcgtgtTTGAATAAATTCAtacaatttttttaatatatatatttcagtGACTTCATAAACACTATATATGCatctggctgctttcagtgatgccggtatttggttagactttttctctccgattgttctgtctgagttattttcattagttacttcatccaaaccatcaacatgtttattagaccccattcctaccaggctgctcaaggaagccctaccattatttaatgcttcgatcttaaatatgatcaagctatctttgttagttggctatgtaccacaggcttttaaggtggcagtaattaaaccattacttaaaaagccatcacttgacccagctatcttagctaattataggccaatctccaaccttccttttctctcaaaaattcttgaaagggtagttgtaaaacagctaactgatcatctgcagaggaatggtctatttgaagagtttcagtcaggttttagaattcatcatagtacagaaacagcattagtgaaggttacaaatgatcttcttatggcctcggacagtggactcatctctgtgcttgttctgttagacctcagtgctgcttttgatactgttgaccataaaattttattacagagattagagcatgtcataggtattaaaggcactgcgctgcggtggtttgaatcatatttgtctaatagattacaatttgttcatgtaaatggggaatcttcttcacagactaaagttaattatggagttccacaaggttctgtgctaggaccaattttattcactttatacatgcttcccttaggcagtattattagacggtattgcttaaattttcattgttacgcagatgatacccagctttatctatccatgaagccagaggacacacaccaattagctaaactgcaggattgttttacagacataaagacatggatgacctctaatttcctgcttttaaactcagataaaactgaagttattgtacttggccccacaaatcttagaaacatggtgtctaaccagatccttactctggatggcattaccctgacctctagtaatactgtgagaaatcttggagtcatttttgatcaggatatgtcattcaaagcgcatattaaacaaatatgtaggactgcttttttgcatttacgtaatatctctaaaatcagaaaggtcttgtctcagagtgatgctgaaaaactaattcatgcatttatttcctctaggctggactattgtaattcattattatcaggttgtcctaaaagttccctaaaaagccttcagttaattcaaaatgctgcagctagagtactgacggggactagaaagagagagcatatctcacccatattggcctctcttcattggcttcctgttaattctataatataatttaaaattcttcttcttacttataaggttttgaataatcaggtcccatcttatcttagggacctcgtagtaccatatcaccccaatagagcgcttcgctctcagactgcaggcttacttgtagttcctagggtttgtaagagtagaatgg
This genomic window from Thalassophryne amazonica chromosome 9, fThaAma1.1, whole genome shotgun sequence contains:
- the si:dkey-71d15.2 gene encoding SH3 domain-containing kinase-binding protein 1 isoform X2 — its product is MLLYLTSDANKTGYSSALIPDTEEFRSIVSDMERLNERAPDERLQAQLHTLVTLEMELQRTDTKNQSEMLNSVSSTQQENPEEPKANSSDLSGRLTENKVGEDLLPKVLSALLHQMPLPDLKSKNRPSVTSDRQSPPNLEELQTELRELKNQFEQMKSQHNKEIKLLMNELDEEKRIRLTLQMEIQRMKKHMSK
- the si:dkey-71d15.2 gene encoding SH3 domain-containing kinase-binding protein 1 isoform X1 produces the protein MLLYLTSDANKTGLLVDTANFSSFILHFALVLLSVAMGSYSSALIPDTEEFRSIVSDMERLNERAPDERLQAQLHTLVTLEMELQRTDTKNQSEMLNSVSSTQQENPEEPKANSSDLSGRLTENKVGEDLLPKVLSALLHQMPLPDLKSKNRPSVTSDRQSPPNLEELQTELRELKNQFEQMKSQHNKEIKLLMNELDEEKRIRLTLQMEIQRMKKHMSK